In Methanosarcina siciliae T4/M, one genomic interval encodes:
- a CDS encoding ZIP family metal transporter, whose translation MQQLHPLEQALLAGIFTWGMTALGAASVFLTSGVSRRVLDLMLGFTAGVMIAASYWSLLAPAIEMSEGRDVPAWLPAVMGFLLGGLFLRGIDKILPHLQFGSATEATEGLKTSWRRNTLLVLAVTLHNIPEGLAVGVAFGAAASGYMYSLPAAIALTTGIGIQNFPEGLVVSVPLRREGMSCFKSFNYGQASAIVEPIASVVGVAAVILVRPILPYALAFAAGAMIFVVVEEIIPESQHGGNAPLATIGTMIGFSVMMVLDVAFG comes from the coding sequence TTGCAGCAGTTGCACCCACTGGAACAGGCACTACTTGCAGGAATTTTCACATGGGGAATGACTGCGCTCGGAGCAGCATCCGTATTTCTTACCAGCGGGGTTAGCAGGAGAGTGCTTGATTTGATGCTGGGTTTTACAGCTGGGGTAATGATCGCTGCTAGTTACTGGTCCCTGCTCGCTCCAGCTATTGAAATGTCGGAAGGAAGGGATGTTCCAGCATGGCTTCCTGCCGTAATGGGCTTCCTCCTCGGAGGCCTTTTCCTCAGAGGGATAGACAAAATACTTCCTCACCTTCAATTTGGTTCGGCGACTGAAGCTACCGAAGGCTTAAAAACATCCTGGAGGCGAAACACCCTGCTGGTTCTTGCCGTAACACTGCACAATATCCCGGAAGGACTTGCCGTCGGGGTTGCCTTTGGAGCTGCAGCTTCAGGTTACATGTATAGCCTGCCGGCCGCCATTGCCCTGACTACAGGGATCGGGATCCAGAATTTTCCGGAAGGGCTTGTGGTTTCCGTTCCTCTTCGGCGTGAAGGTATGTCCTGTTTTAAAAGCTTCAATTACGGCCAGGCTTCCGCAATAGTCGAACCTATTGCAAGTGTGGTCGGGGTAGCAGCAGTTATTCTGGTACGGCCTATCCTGCCATATGCTCTTGCCTTTGCCGCAGGTGCCATGATCTTTGTTGTGGTCGAAGAAATAATCCCCGAGTCCCAGCACGGAGGGAATGCTCCCCTTGCAACAATAGGTACAATGATAGGCTTCTCGGTAATGATGGTTCTTGATGTGGCTTTTGGCTGA
- the dps gene encoding DNA protection during starvation protein, translating to MAKVAREVVEKAGVDIEKLLELLIKNASAELTTYYYYTILRFNLIGLEGEGIKEIAETARVEDRNHFEALVPRIYELGGKLPRNMNDFHDISACSPAYLPEDPTDIRAMLQVLVEAERCAVRGYTEICNLTAGKDHRTYDLSQAILNEEIEHESWFSEFLGEEPSGHFLRRGETSPFVSKFLR from the coding sequence GTGGCAAAAGTGGCAAGAGAAGTTGTAGAGAAGGCAGGAGTTGATATTGAAAAGCTGTTAGAACTTTTGATCAAAAATGCTTCTGCCGAGCTCACAACTTACTACTACTATACCATACTGAGGTTTAATTTAATTGGCCTGGAAGGGGAAGGGATAAAAGAGATTGCAGAAACGGCCCGGGTCGAAGACAGGAACCACTTTGAAGCTCTTGTACCCAGGATTTACGAACTGGGCGGGAAACTTCCCAGAAACATGAATGACTTCCACGATATTTCTGCCTGCTCTCCGGCATATCTCCCGGAAGACCCGACAGACATCCGGGCAATGCTGCAAGTGCTTGTTGAAGCAGAAAGATGTGCAGTGCGCGGATACACCGAAATCTGCAACTTAACTGCCGGTAAAGACCACCGCACCTATGACCTGTCCCAAGCGATCCTTAACGAAGAAATCGAACATGAGTCATGGTTCTCCGAATTCCTCGGAGAAGAGCCTTCCGGACATTTCCTGCGCAGAGGAGAAACTTCTCCTTTTGTCTCAAAGTTTTTGAGATAA
- a CDS encoding protoglobin domain-containing protein, producing MSMEKIPGYTYGETENRAPFNLEDLKLLKEAVMFTAEDEEYLRKAGEVLEDQVEEILDTWYGFVGSHPHLLYYFTSPDGTPDEKYLAAVRKRFSKWILDACNRSYDQAWLDYQYEIGLRHHRTKKNQTDNVESVPNIGYRYLVAFIYPITATIKPFLTRKGHTPEEVEKMHQAWFKATTLQVALWSYPYVKYGDF from the coding sequence ATGTCTATGGAAAAAATTCCGGGTTACACCTATGGAGAAACCGAAAACAGGGCTCCTTTCAACCTGGAAGACCTGAAACTTTTAAAAGAAGCCGTAATGTTTACAGCAGAGGATGAAGAGTACCTCCGGAAAGCCGGAGAAGTGCTGGAAGACCAGGTCGAGGAGATCCTTGATACCTGGTATGGATTTGTGGGCTCACATCCTCATTTACTGTATTATTTTACCAGTCCGGACGGCACACCTGATGAAAAATATCTTGCTGCTGTTCGAAAACGTTTCTCCAAGTGGATTCTTGATGCCTGCAACCGTAGCTATGACCAGGCATGGCTGGACTATCAATATGAGATCGGGCTGCGGCATCATCGAACCAAGAAGAACCAGACCGATAATGTAGAGTCTGTTCCAAACATCGGCTACCGCTACCTTGTAGCTTTTATCTACCCGATAACAGCAACGATAAAACCTTTCCTTACCAGGAAGGGGCATACTCCCGAGGAAGTAGAAAAAATGCATCAGGCCTGGTTTAAAGCAACTACACTCCAGGTAGCTTTATGGAGTTATCCCTATGTGAAATATGGTGATTTCTGA
- a CDS encoding class I SAM-dependent methyltransferase has translation MKPWEAFERYAEEYDSWYEKYKPAYESELLALKTFFPENPGNLRTLEIGAGTGRFSAPFGIVYGLEPARPMAKIAEKRGMRAVLGVAESLPFKRHSFDLILIVAALSLFKDPVHALHEAARVLKPGGQIVIGILDRNSLYGDFYESRKKEGSFSSEAKFLSTAEVSGWLIQLGFEEIKTCQTLFKQPEKIERIELPQKGSGTGSFAVISARKTFCGFVD, from the coding sequence ATAAAACCCTGGGAAGCCTTTGAAAGATATGCAGAAGAATACGATTCCTGGTATGAGAAATATAAGCCTGCATACGAATCCGAGCTTCTTGCCCTGAAAACATTCTTCCCGGAAAATCCGGGAAATCTCAGAACCCTTGAAATCGGAGCCGGGACAGGCAGGTTTTCAGCTCCTTTCGGGATTGTGTACGGGCTTGAACCTGCAAGGCCAATGGCAAAGATAGCAGAAAAAAGAGGTATGCGAGCCGTTCTTGGAGTTGCCGAGTCCCTGCCTTTCAAAAGACATAGTTTTGATCTTATTTTGATAGTAGCTGCCCTTTCTCTTTTCAAAGACCCGGTACATGCACTCCATGAAGCTGCGAGAGTCCTTAAACCTGGTGGGCAAATCGTCATAGGGATACTTGACAGAAACAGCCTTTATGGAGATTTTTATGAATCGAGAAAAAAAGAGGGCAGTTTTTCTTCGGAGGCAAAATTTCTCTCGACTGCAGAAGTGTCAGGCTGGCTTATACAACTTGGATTTGAAGAAATTAAGACCTGCCAGACCCTTTTCAAGCAGCCCGAGAAAATAGAGCGGATAGAACTCCCACAAAAAGGATCAGGAACAGGGAGTTTTGCTGTGATCTCAGCTAGAAAAACATTTTGTGGATTCGTTGATTGA
- a CDS encoding PKD domain-containing protein, which translates to MYEVSGIYTVNLTASNANGTVAKILEVKILRYKLENSHYIDYLPLVVYNPLNPLIPTANLIISIPGGYALFSYSFRDLYRQFDRNQWERNKFKTHYNKC; encoded by the coding sequence GTGTACGAAGTTTCGGGAATCTATACTGTTAATCTGACTGCAAGCAATGCAAACGGCACGGTTGCAAAAATTCTCGAAGTCAAGATACTGAGGTACAAGCTCGAAAACAGCCATTATATCGATTATTTGCCACTTGTGGTTTACAATCCCCTGAATCCGCTTATTCCCACCGCAAACCTGATCATCAGTATCCCTGGGGGTTATGCCCTGTTTTCTTACAGCTTCCGGGACCTATATCGTCAATTTGACCGCAACCAGTGGGAACGGAACAAATTCAAAACTCATTATAATAAATGTTGA
- a CDS encoding NosD domain-containing protein: MAWGIYIQRFITLFLALVIFTLSSGIGAATEIIVQPGESIQDAVNNTVPGDEVVVSPGSYTENLRITTGNLIIRSASGDPEDTTIIANSQYEDVFYVEANNVKITGFSINGPGTDRAGVYLVRSSNCIIENNRLANGTLGIYLKQSNYNLILNNTAVNGKRAINIERSNYNKASGNTVSNQRFGIYSLFSEGNILSDNTVSMSADHGIVLESSSNTSLENNIVSSNGDYGIYLASSGNSNLTGNTADSNTVYGIYLKDSSGNNLVNNKVLNSSRGIFLLRTGDSMLSGNLASNNERGIQITSAGNNNVLKNSVSDNSFSGISLLNSTQCNISENILSNNTIGINLAFSSNGTVFNNTVQNGGRGLNLQDSNYNALLNNNVVKNRYGAYLLRSGWNVLSNNDLSEGEDHGIVLENSSNYNDLTGNIASYNRVYGIYLKDSSNNNLNSNEAAGNNRGVFLTKSNGNTLLNNTILDNSEYAILLTYSSENNISENDASNSNRGIHLSTSSDNTISGNNIASNGVSGLYMTSTSNNNTVFNNYLNNNVNANIKPASFGNVWNTTKTSGTNIAGGPYIGGNLWAKPDGTGFSQTATDADGDGIADGVYNIGTSGYTDYLPLVAVSKTEQSTPQVDVTEEQTETPAEESETSTDDQIGAPTDESETSTDDRSEYDDQSEYDDQSGSDDQSGFDDQSGFDDQSGFDDQSGFDDQSGFDDQSEYR; encoded by the coding sequence TTGGCGTGGGGGATTTATATCCAAAGGTTTATCACTCTATTTTTAGCCTTAGTCATCTTTACGTTAAGTTCGGGGATCGGAGCTGCAACTGAGATTATTGTCCAGCCAGGAGAATCAATACAGGATGCAGTTAACAACACTGTTCCGGGAGATGAGGTCGTCGTGAGTCCCGGAAGCTATACTGAAAATCTCAGGATAACAACAGGGAACCTGATAATAAGGTCAGCTTCCGGGGACCCTGAAGATACTACAATTATAGCGAACAGTCAATATGAGGATGTATTTTATGTCGAAGCAAATAACGTAAAAATTACGGGATTCAGTATTAATGGTCCCGGGACAGATCGTGCAGGAGTTTACCTTGTAAGGTCCAGTAACTGTATCATCGAAAATAACAGGTTAGCAAATGGCACCCTGGGAATATACCTTAAACAGTCAAATTACAACCTTATCCTCAATAATACGGCAGTAAATGGTAAGAGGGCAATTAATATTGAGAGATCGAATTATAATAAGGCTTCAGGAAACACAGTTTCGAATCAGAGGTTCGGAATATATTCTCTCTTCTCCGAAGGGAACATACTCTCGGATAACACAGTAAGTATGAGCGCCGACCATGGCATTGTCCTGGAAAGCTCCAGTAACACCAGCCTTGAAAACAACATTGTAAGTTCAAATGGAGATTATGGTATTTACCTTGCGAGTTCGGGTAACAGCAACCTGACCGGAAATACGGCAGATTCCAATACAGTCTATGGTATCTATCTGAAGGATTCCAGTGGGAACAACCTGGTAAATAACAAAGTATTGAACAGCAGTAGAGGTATTTTCCTGTTAAGGACGGGGGATAGTATGCTCTCGGGGAATCTGGCTTCAAATAATGAAAGAGGTATTCAGATCACATCCGCAGGAAACAACAATGTCTTGAAGAATTCGGTTTCGGATAATTCCTTCTCCGGAATTTCATTATTGAATTCTACTCAATGTAATATAAGTGAGAACATACTATCGAACAACACTATTGGAATTAACCTGGCTTTTTCCAGCAACGGTACCGTTTTTAATAACACTGTACAGAACGGAGGAAGAGGGCTTAACTTGCAGGACTCCAATTACAATGCGCTTTTAAACAACAATGTTGTAAAAAACAGGTACGGAGCTTACCTGCTGCGCTCGGGATGGAACGTCCTCTCGAACAACGATCTGAGCGAAGGTGAGGATCATGGTATTGTCCTGGAAAACTCAAGCAATTATAATGACCTGACCGGCAACATAGCAAGCTATAACCGCGTTTACGGGATCTACCTCAAAGATTCGAGTAACAATAACTTAAATAGCAACGAAGCGGCTGGCAATAATAGGGGAGTTTTCCTTACGAAATCAAACGGGAACACGCTTTTGAACAATACTATTCTGGACAACAGCGAATACGCAATCCTGCTGACTTACTCCTCAGAAAACAACATCTCAGAAAACGACGCTTCCAACAGCAATCGGGGCATCCACCTGAGCACTTCCAGTGATAATACGATTTCAGGTAATAATATTGCTTCAAACGGCGTTTCAGGCCTTTATATGACTTCCACAAGCAACAACAATACCGTATTCAATAATTACCTGAACAACAACGTTAACGCAAATATTAAACCTGCAAGCTTTGGAAATGTCTGGAACACAACAAAAACCTCAGGCACGAATATTGCGGGCGGACCTTATATAGGAGGAAACCTCTGGGCAAAACCTGATGGTACCGGCTTTTCTCAGACTGCAACGGATGCGGATGGAGACGGCATTGCAGACGGAGTGTACAATATAGGAACCAGTGGCTATACGGATTATCTCCCGCTTGTAGCTGTTTCTAAAACCGAACAATCCACACCTCAAGTAGATGTAACAGAGGAACAGACGGAAACACCTGCAGAGGAATCTGAGACCTCCACTGATGACCAGATAGGAGCACCCACGGATGAATCTGAGACCTCCACTGATGACCGCTCTGAATACGATGATCAATCTGAATACGATGATCAATCTGGGTCCGATGATCAATCTGGGTTCGATGATCAATCTGGGTTCGATGATCAATCTGGGTTCGATGATCAATCTGGGTTCGATGATCAATCTGGGTTCGATGATCAATCTGAATACAGATGA
- a CDS encoding NosD domain-containing protein, with protein sequence MYNSKFLLLVEGGIRINILRILLLTTLILTLSSFVGAADVIHANSTLSIQDAVDSADPGDEILVAPGTYTENIFINKDNLVIKSSGDSGDTTIVADDSSTYVINIQGDNVTIQGLSVSGGLHGIVLENSKDSTLKNNVVYSNLFFGIYLSNSNNITLENNTIYNNTNGINLVFSSGNQISGNKVFNDTLGSSTHNIFLNNSHNNKLQRNTVSNGDYGIAMRYSNNNNLTSNNAYANNRGIYLTLTSGKNTLLDNQVNSNLMSGIILDNAGSGNNLINNTVRLNTATGIWLANSSNNNLNINNASENSKGIYLQSSASENTLSGNIVNSNTGSGIVLENAGSNNNLTGNIVDSNVNYGIYLVRSSNNYLLSNNASRNSKGIYIVDSSGNKVSSNILSDTITEGIMLSISNGNTLSRNRAFNNSFGIYLNSSDSNNISSNTVTSSRRFSIGLCAASNGNQIFDNHFNSTYNTRVRNASNDWNETKTKGTSIAGGPYIGGNFWEKPDGTGHSQIYNDTDGDGITDEDGIIKVFTTENVMDYLPLVAVAPPVVPAANFSTNVSSGYAPLTVQFTDLSEDATSRNWDFGDGNNSSEQNPIHSYPIVGSYTVNLTVYNPDGTDSKTAVITVLEEGGNEGNETEILPTANFTVNKTGGYYPLTVLFTDTSQNATGRSWDVDGDGVEDSNEASFAYTYTSRGTYEAKLTAINANGTNIKTTTITVEKKSSGGSSSGGGGGGSPESAQNVEVKELSQVFITNDKTIKFNFVKNATCVVYVEFDAKKTAGKTTTIVEQLKNTSTLVSGVPSDEIYKFFNIWVGNSGYATEKNIENPVIGFKVEKAWVQDEKIDQSSITLNRYSNKTWEQLPASLSGEDNKYLYFTAETPGFSSFAITGKASASQEKTATEIQSEDEPDNSEENTGDTGSEAEQETEPEKNMGMPGFEMIYGVAGLLAVFLYKKK encoded by the coding sequence ATGTACAATTCTAAATTTCTTCTACTTGTAGAGGGAGGGATACGAATAAACATATTAAGGATTTTACTATTAACCACTCTCATACTCACCCTAAGTTCCTTTGTAGGGGCAGCGGATGTAATTCATGCTAATTCTACGCTTTCAATACAGGATGCAGTGGACAGTGCAGATCCAGGCGATGAAATTCTCGTCGCACCCGGAACTTATACGGAAAACATCTTCATAAACAAAGATAACCTGGTAATCAAGTCTTCCGGGGACTCCGGGGACACGACAATTGTTGCGGACGACTCGTCCACATACGTGATCAATATACAGGGGGATAATGTAACAATTCAGGGACTGAGTGTTTCCGGAGGACTCCACGGTATAGTTCTGGAAAATTCAAAAGATAGCACTTTAAAAAATAATGTGGTATATTCAAACCTGTTTTTCGGTATCTATCTGTCAAATTCAAATAACATCACTCTGGAAAACAATACGATTTACAACAATACCAACGGAATCAACCTGGTATTTTCTTCAGGAAACCAAATTTCGGGCAACAAGGTTTTTAATGACACTCTGGGTTCGAGCACTCATAACATTTTCCTGAATAATTCTCACAATAATAAGCTTCAAAGAAATACAGTTTCAAACGGTGACTATGGAATCGCCATGCGGTATTCCAACAATAATAACCTTACAAGCAATAATGCTTATGCAAATAACAGAGGCATTTACCTTACCTTAACGTCCGGCAAAAACACGCTTTTAGATAACCAGGTAAATTCGAATTTAATGAGCGGCATAATTCTGGATAACGCCGGCAGCGGAAACAACCTTATCAACAATACTGTCAGGTTGAACACTGCTACTGGCATCTGGCTTGCAAATTCTAGCAACAATAACCTGAACATTAACAATGCATCTGAAAATAGTAAAGGAATATATCTACAGTCTTCTGCCAGTGAAAATACACTTTCAGGCAATATTGTGAATTCAAACACTGGTAGTGGGATTGTACTTGAAAACGCTGGCAGTAATAATAACCTTACCGGCAACATTGTAGATTCTAATGTTAATTACGGGATCTATCTGGTAAGGTCCAGCAATAATTACCTGCTCAGCAATAACGCCTCGCGCAATTCTAAAGGTATCTACATAGTGGATTCATCCGGGAACAAGGTTTCTAGCAATATACTATCGGATACCATTACCGAAGGGATAATGCTCTCAATTTCTAACGGTAACACTCTTTCAAGAAATAGAGCTTTTAACAACAGCTTTGGAATATATTTGAACTCCTCGGATAGCAACAACATATCAAGTAATACTGTAACCTCAAGCCGTAGATTCAGTATTGGTCTGTGCGCCGCTAGTAATGGTAACCAAATTTTTGATAACCACTTCAATAGCACATATAATACAAGGGTTAGAAACGCTTCAAATGACTGGAACGAAACCAAAACCAAAGGTACAAGTATTGCCGGCGGGCCGTACATTGGAGGTAACTTCTGGGAAAAACCTGATGGAACCGGGCATTCTCAAATCTACAATGACACAGACGGGGACGGCATTACAGACGAGGACGGTATTATTAAAGTATTTACCACAGAGAACGTTATGGACTACCTCCCGCTTGTAGCTGTTGCTCCACCTGTAGTTCCTGCTGCAAACTTCAGTACCAACGTTAGCAGCGGATATGCTCCCCTTACAGTTCAGTTTACCGACCTTTCAGAGGATGCAACATCAAGGAACTGGGACTTTGGAGATGGGAACAATTCAAGTGAACAGAACCCAATCCACTCTTATCCGATAGTAGGAAGTTATACTGTTAACCTGACCGTGTACAACCCGGACGGTACGGATTCAAAAACTGCGGTTATAACCGTGCTGGAAGAAGGGGGAAATGAAGGCAATGAAACTGAAATTCTTCCCACAGCAAATTTCACAGTGAATAAGACCGGCGGTTATTACCCTCTTACAGTCCTCTTTACCGACACTTCACAGAATGCAACAGGAAGAAGCTGGGACGTTGATGGTGACGGAGTCGAGGACTCTAATGAGGCAAGCTTTGCTTACACATACACTTCCAGAGGGACTTACGAAGCTAAACTGACTGCAATCAATGCAAACGGCACGAATATAAAAACTACCACAATAACTGTGGAGAAAAAGAGCAGCGGCGGAAGCAGCAGTGGTGGCGGTGGAGGCGGTTCTCCCGAATCTGCACAGAATGTGGAAGTAAAGGAACTTTCCCAGGTCTTCATCACGAATGACAAGACTATAAAGTTTAATTTTGTGAAGAATGCAACCTGTGTTGTATATGTGGAATTTGATGCAAAGAAGACCGCAGGTAAGACTACAACCATTGTTGAGCAGTTAAAAAATACATCTACCCTAGTTTCAGGGGTGCCTTCGGATGAGATATATAAGTTCTTTAATATCTGGGTTGGAAACAGCGGGTATGCAACTGAAAAGAACATCGAAAACCCTGTAATCGGTTTCAAGGTTGAAAAGGCCTGGGTTCAGGATGAAAAGATCGACCAGTCTTCCATTACCCTGAACAGATACAGCAACAAAACATGGGAGCAGTTGCCAGCCAGTCTGTCAGGGGAGGATAACAAATACCTGTATTTCACAGCCGAAACTCCGGGTTTCTCTTCCTTTGCAATAACAGGAAAGGCAAGTGCCTCTCAGGAAAAAACTGCAACTGAAATACAGTCAGAAGATGAACCTGACAACTCTGAAGAGAATACGGGGGATACAGGATCGGAAGCTGAGCAAGAAACTGAACCGGAAAAAAATATGGGCATGCCGGGCTTTGAGATGATTTATGGTGTGGCTGGTCTGCTTGCAGTATTCCTGTATAAGAAGAAATAA
- a CDS encoding histone deacetylase family protein — protein MKLGLGKIKDALKGGAEKNAETEKNELKEETIKPDKVEEVAMKTKTSEHKSEDVLKNEPENEPMVPADRSGAKKTGLIFFPAFDWAISPTHPEREERLLYTRDQIFEEGLMDLPQIAEYKPRLADFKDIARVHFCVPDIKAQATTPHLIASGSCLVLADALMRGEVKNAFALVRPPGHHAMTVSHGNRGFCNINNEAILVEYLRKKYGIRRIAIVDTDVHHGDGTQDIFYNDPDVLFISFHQDGRTIFPGSGFTNELGGPKALCRTINIPLPPGTPDEGIHYVLDTLVFPILEDFKPELVLNSAGQDNHYTDPLANMRFSTQGYAKLNEKLAPDMAVLEGGYAIQSALPYVNTGIILAMAGLDYSCVKEPDFRPGMFVQAARDRRVLEEVVATQLENWKNRDRLVAAEVAKHGEFYRRKKQIFYDTDMIQEFQEETVRMCPNCHGYVTIDSHAHRSINDTRIFGVSVPIYACDRCQAEARAEYRKRLNYPEYEYVYLQDKKADEYKEFDKRTKKETSY, from the coding sequence ATGAAACTCGGGCTTGGGAAAATTAAAGATGCCCTCAAAGGCGGAGCAGAAAAAAATGCCGAAACGGAGAAAAATGAACTAAAAGAAGAGACAATTAAGCCTGATAAAGTAGAGGAAGTTGCAATGAAAACAAAAACTTCAGAGCATAAATCTGAAGATGTATTGAAAAATGAACCGGAAAATGAGCCCATGGTTCCGGCAGACCGGTCAGGAGCAAAAAAGACAGGCCTTATTTTCTTCCCGGCTTTTGACTGGGCAATTTCTCCAACCCACCCGGAAAGAGAGGAGCGCCTACTCTATACACGGGACCAGATCTTTGAAGAAGGCCTGATGGATCTCCCGCAAATTGCGGAGTATAAACCCCGACTTGCTGATTTTAAGGACATTGCAAGAGTACATTTCTGTGTCCCTGACATAAAAGCCCAGGCTACAACTCCTCACCTGATTGCATCAGGTAGCTGCCTGGTCCTTGCTGACGCGCTCATGCGGGGAGAAGTAAAAAATGCTTTTGCCCTTGTCCGCCCTCCGGGCCACCATGCAATGACAGTATCCCATGGAAACCGCGGCTTTTGCAATATCAATAATGAAGCAATCCTTGTCGAGTACCTGAGAAAGAAGTATGGAATCCGCAGAATCGCAATCGTGGACACGGATGTCCACCACGGGGACGGGACGCAGGATATTTTTTACAACGACCCTGACGTGCTTTTTATCTCATTCCATCAGGACGGAAGGACGATATTTCCGGGGTCGGGTTTCACGAATGAACTGGGAGGCCCTAAAGCTCTCTGCAGGACAATCAATATTCCTCTACCGCCCGGGACGCCGGATGAGGGTATCCACTACGTGCTCGATACCCTGGTATTTCCCATCCTTGAGGATTTTAAACCAGAACTTGTCCTCAATTCTGCAGGGCAGGACAACCATTATACGGACCCGCTTGCAAACATGCGCTTTTCCACACAGGGATATGCAAAATTGAACGAGAAACTTGCCCCTGATATGGCAGTGCTTGAAGGAGGCTATGCTATCCAGAGTGCGCTGCCCTATGTGAATACTGGAATAATACTTGCTATGGCCGGACTTGACTATTCATGTGTAAAGGAGCCTGACTTCAGGCCAGGGATGTTTGTGCAGGCTGCAAGGGACAGGCGGGTCCTGGAAGAAGTTGTTGCAACCCAGCTTGAAAACTGGAAAAATCGGGACAGGCTTGTAGCGGCAGAGGTGGCAAAACACGGAGAGTTCTACCGCCGGAAAAAACAGATCTTCTACGACACCGATATGATACAGGAATTCCAGGAGGAAACGGTCAGGATGTGCCCTAACTGCCATGGTTATGTGACCATAGACTCCCACGCGCACAGGAGCATAAACGATACCAGAATATTCGGGGTTTCTGTTCCCATCTATGCCTGTGACCGCTGTCAGGCTGAAGCCAGAGCAGAGTACAGAAAAAGGCTCAATTATCCTGAGTATGAATACGTGTACCTTCAGGATAAAAAAGCGGATGAATACAAAGAATTCGATAAAAGGACAAAAAAGGAAACCTCATATTGA